The sequence TTATTGCAATGTGAATCATTAGGGTGTAGAGAAAAAATGGCTACAGTGGAGAAGGTTCGTAGAGCCTATAATGCGATGAAGAGCTTAGGAATAAGTGAAGAAAATGTAAAACCGGTCCTCAAACGGCTTCTGAAGTTGTACAACAAGAATTGGCAGCTTATCGAGGAAGATAACTATAGGACGCTTGCTGATGCCATCTTTGAGTATGAAGATGATAAGGTTTTAAGTAACTTTTTGTTGTAAACTTTGTCATCACCTCACAATTTGCATGTTACATAAGTGTGTAATCAGTTGTTGCAAGTTTGATTTCTGATTGATGTGCTCTGTTAAGCAGAATGCTGAGGGAGAAATGGAACCTGCACTGAAGAAACAACAGAGGGGAAATGGTGAAGATAAGGTGCTGTCTAAAGACAAAGGCAAGCGCGTTGTTTGTGAAGAAGAGCTCGATGATCCTGATTCACGTGATAATGGAAATGCAGTAGTGCCATGGGAAGGGCAGCCTATTGATCATTCCTCACAAGCTCATTCTTCACATATTTGCACAGGtatccccctttttttttttttggattggtTGTTCTTATACGATATGATTTCTTATAAATCATGAATGTTTCTCTTTCAGGATCAGTTAATCCTTCACGTGATGAGGCCACTGTTGTCGCTAAAAGTGAGCCCAAGATGGTATTCAATACTATTGAGGACATAACAAAAGGCTCTGAAAAAGTGAAGATATCCCTTGTTGATGAAACTGGCAATGAGGATCTACCGCATTTCCTGTATTTCCGTGATAATGTCACATATGAAGCTGCATACGTACATGTATCTCTAGCCCGTATTGCAGATGAGGACTGCTGTTCAGATTGTAGAGGAGACTGTCTTTCGCCCTCTATACCTTGTGAATGTGCTGGTTCGACTGGAGGTGAGTATGCTTACACCAAAGAAGGCTTGCTGACTCAAGACTTTTTAAAGACATGCCTTTCTGCGGAGTCTCTGGATATGAAGCATGCTGTCTACTGTAAGGACTGCCCTTTAGAGAGGGCCAAGAATGCGGACTTGCCTGGGAAGTGCAAGGGTCACATCTCCAAGAAGTTCATTAAAGAATGTTGGAGAAAATGTGGCTGCGATATGAGGTGTGGGAACAGAGTTGTTCAGCGAGGTATAACAAGGAAATTGCAGGTGAGTCTATTTGGAGAAGTATTTTTGTCTAATTTGGAAAATCTTTAAATGCTTATTGGTACCTTAAAACATGAAGATCTTTGCACTTTGGGTGTTGATTTTCTTTCTGAATTTGGAATTCTCCGTCAGAACAGGTGCTTTTTTTAGTCCTTGCTTACCTTTCTAAGAGtgattattttgaattttgagtTTTAGGTCTTCGTGACAAGTGAAAACAAAGGCTGGGGAGTAAGAGCATTCGAGGAGCTGCCACAAGGGGCGTTTGTTTGTGAATATGTTGGAGAAATCTTGACCAACATGGAGCTGTATGACAGGAACACTCAAAGCGGTGCTGACAAAGAAAGGCATGCATATCCAGTGCTACTTGACGCAGATTGGTCCACAGAAGAAAATCTGAAGGATGAAGAAGCCCTCTGCTTGGATGCAACAAAGTGTGGCAATGTTGCTAGGTTTATCAATCATCGGTGAGCTTCTCTATTTGTATTTGCTAGCATACTAAAAAAAGCATGTAAAAAAAAGCACACTCCTTAAGCCTTTACTGACATAATACACAACTTCATATAACATAACAcattcatattttaaaattatacagAATTTGATTTCCTCAGTCCTTGCTTGgataaaagtatttatttcaGGCTTTAAAGGATAGTTCTTGTACAAAATTTAGAGAATGTCTTATTGTTGTTTATTGTGAAACTAACTTAAATTctgaacttataagctgttcTATCTTCTTCTCGTATGCTGATCTTCCATCTTTAAGTATGTTTGTTTCTTTGTTCATAGGTGTGCAGATGCAAACTTGATCGACATTCCAGTCCAGGTGGAAACTCCTGATCGCCATTATTATCACGTGAGGAGATGAACTACTCTTCTTTCCCAATCCATGTAGTGTATTTCAGAACCAAATTTCATACAAGTAAAATAGTCTAAAAGTTCTTTATCTTTTCTACTTTATCCAGGTTGCATTTTTCACCAGAAGAAAAGTGGAGGCTCTAGAAGAGCTTACTTGGGTGAGTAAGTAATATGGTTTTCTTGTCATATTTGGTTTTTCTGCTGGTTGAGAGTAACTTGTTTTAGGTTGCATTCGACTGAAGTATTTCGATGACTGATTGGAATCATTCTGATAGATTGGGGCACTACTTAATATGGCacatttcaaaaccttttccAAATCCTCTCCTCAAAATAAACCCTTCAGCTCAATGCAGCCTCAACATTTAGCAATGATTTGATCCTTAAAATATCATATCATAGACTGACAAAGCTGTCACTTTGAAATATTGAGATAGACTTATATAAACTGCAGTTTAGGAAGGCAGAATTTTTTAAGGGAAACTATAGACTCTTGATATTGATTCTTGTATTCTTCGTAGATCTTGACTTGCAGATTACAAATTTTATGCTGCATTCAACTACATTTACAATGCATCCTCATTTCAACTGCTCATTTGTTGTTTTTGTCAAAGAATTTCTAGCAGCTGATCACATTTAACATGTTTCTCTCCTGCTTCTCTGAAAGGAAAGTCGCAATGGTTTATAAGTCGATGTAAAGACTCTTCTATCAACTTGAGTTAACCATTTTGACATACAAAAACAAATGGCATCTGGTCTATCTTTGATGCACGCTGCAGATTTGAGAAAGTTTCTACTCAACCATTTATTCTATCCATTGTTGATGATGCTTGGTTTGCATGATATAATTTCCAGGATTACGGGATTGATTTTTCGGACACAGGCCATCCTATCAAGGCCTTCCGGTGTCGTTGTGGAAGCAAATTCTGCAGAGATATAAAGCGGAGAAGATAGCTCTTGATTCTGCTCATTCAAGAATGGCTGCTTCTGATCCTTCTTGAGTTCCAACTTTGAGAAtactcattttttattattttgtttttgggGGGAATTGGATAGCACTTTTTGGGGGGAATTGGATAGCACATGGAGTATAAAGCGATGCATAGCTAACAAGCCTAACATGATTTATAGAATCAGTATGAGAAGTTAGAAACTCTATGATTTGGAGTTGGTTTTCTGAATTGATCCCACATTGGGAACTATTCCAAATTTTGATGATAATTCGAAGATTTTGAGATTTTGTTATGTCATTGATAGAACTCATTGTGTTATGAGTTggtatatttgtaattttgaacTTATCCCACAATGTTCAAGACTTGAAATCATTGTTTTTGGTGAATTGAAGTGCTCATGGTTATAATGATCCTTTTACCATCCGTTCGGTTTGAAGGATTAGATAGGACTAGATTAGATTAATCTTATCATATTTTGTTCGGTTGGTTGGATACGACCCGTGATTCAATCTTGGAAGAGTGTCACATAAGATTAGTTTTGGTGTATGAGTTTTGGCTTACCCTCTATGACAAAATTAGTCTTGGCCAACTCAATCTTAAGGTAATATCGGACTAATTTAGTCTCGACAACCGAACGAGATCAACGTATTAATCATTACATTATGGAGGCCTTTGGCTGTGGAGATCCTTTGGTTGTGGAGATTGAATTAGCTTGAGattatttgaaattgaattcatctaagattaattttattataaggTATAAGTCAACATTCATAAGTTAAGGTTATTTTTGTATGGCATTGCACTCATaagttaaaaacttaaaattattttatatggcATTATCTcgaaattaaatactaaatcaTATTCAAACAACCAAAtaagattatataaaataatctaatttaatCTTATTTAATTCTTCAAATCGAACGGCTCACATAAAAACACTATTAATGACATGTGATTTTTTAGTGTTAGAAATTACTGATTCAATAATATTGTACGGGTGAACCTAAGACGTGTAAATCTTCTCAATGAGTTGGATCGACTTGACCTGATTCACCTATTTTATCCTCTCTAATATTTGTGATAACTCaaatcttgttttttttttcttttattgcaTCGAGTCAATAAAATTAGATTAATATTCATTTCCCTTACGGATTACTATCATTATGTCAAAAATTGCTTGTCCGTTTTATCTGACCTaagtatatttatattttctgacataattttttaataataattcacTTAAATGCAGTTACTCTTAGCAGGCGAAGGCGATTTGTATcacaattttattaattaaatcacGCCTTTTTTCACATTATTCCATTTGAGGCCCACAAGTAGAATATAAACTATTTGAATCGAATATCACTAAATTCGATTCATATTcataaaaattttgaattcaTATTCGAATAtctttctaattttatttatattcgaTCTGTACACCGATTCACGAATATTCGAATTGAATCAAATATTCGTTTCAATTTTTTacaaatgtattttaaataatataaccgaaaactcgattcaaatcaaatattttcaatttacaattttaaagCAAATATTCAATTCACAATCTTTTGCAACTATGATTTGATGTCGgactttattttcaaaatatgaaatactttCGTCTAAATTGAATTTggaatcaaattttatttttagagctttaattattatttttccttgttatttaagaaaattattaatatttattttacttcatatctaatttattaattatttttaaatatacataaaataaaatacttttaTATATCAAACCgaatattatgatttttaaatCGTATTTGATAACgatgaatttaaaaaatatatatatatttgtattcaaATATTGAACAGAAGCAaagttatgtgatttatttataTCTCTATCCACGAGTGCGGCAGCGCCCCAGTGTTCCAACACGAAATAGCTTCGCTAATGACGTCTAATTAATCAATAATCACTGATTAAACCATCATTACATTAGCAAACAGCTCCCCAGTTTCCAGCCGTAGATACAAAAGTCAAACGCAAACGAGTCACCGCAAATCAACGGCCCAGATCACGCCAAGATTAACTCCGGAGTTACCCCCACGCAAAAACAATCATCAATAATTCATTTCACGGTTCCaaattaaaaccatatttaTTCTTCACACAATCATTAAAATCATGCATTTTGCTTCATTTGGAAAGTCAGCACTCGACAACAACATTCGCAAGTTCTTAACGTTGGATTATCGCTACAATCAATTAGTGATATTATCAATTCGTTCTCCTATTCATTGACGATTCCTTTACTTAGCCGCCGTAGTAGGATTCATTCTCTCACctctcaaaaattcccaaaagGTTCGTTTCTCATATTTCTCGAATTCAAGCTCCTTTTTCAACTCACGTTGAATTCGATATCGTTTCTTTGCACGGTTTGATTCTATTTATTTGCTGCTGTTGATTTCCTTGAATTGAATCGGGCTGTCAATAATTGTGAGaaatatgcattttttttattcccCTTCTTCTGCTATTGAATGTAAATTTCTTCTAGTTGTGTTAACAGATGTTTGTTGTGAACTAATTGCATTTAAATGGAGTTGTCAAGTGAAAGACCCTTtgtctttttttctctttttttttttcaaattgccGAAAAGATGGAATCTTTATTGCTGCAATGGGAAAATTAGCTAGATTTCTTAATCAACTTGTTGGAATTGTAGAAATTGGCGCTACTACGAAAGTTTCCCCAAATTAATGTAATGAAATTTGATGGGTTTAGGTCCACTTGTGGATTTCGGAAGCGATTAGTGAGTAGTTATAGGTTTATTTTGGAAGGTTTTATGATGAGAAAATACATGAGGATGGTGAGTAGTTATATGTGATTGTCATGGTTAAAGTTAGGCAGTTCCTTTTATGTTTCAATTAGGGTGGTACTTTGTAGACGTTCGCTTTATTGTCATTTTATCGACTTGTTTTAGTTCTACTTCACGTCCGAGTAGCTTACTCGAGTTCTTAAGGTTCATAACTGATACGGGTATTGCTAGTTTTATAACATTGAAAGTGTTTGTAGATTGAATAAATAGATACATAATGTAGAGACATAGAGACTCTCCCCTTCTTATGTTGCCTAATGTTCtagcacttttttttttccgcGTAAACCTGATATACCTCACTAAGAAGAGCCGGTTCTTTTTATTGTGTGTTTTTAAATTGAGAGTCAATCAAAAAAGTATATGAAGGATTTGTAATGGAAGCGATGATTGTGGTTTCTTTTGTCTCTTTATAATATAAGCAACAAGGTTTATCTATTTTAGGTTTCTTTGGATTCTCACCTGTTTATGGAGAAAGTTGAGCATGACACCTTCATCGTTTAAGAAGACATATGGTGGAACACAGTCAGCTAACATGGAAGTCTCTGGAACTATGGTCAAATCTTTGCACATCCTTCCTTCTCCTCTAGAAGAAAAGTTTACTCTATTGCCAGATTCACCTCAAGTTTTTTCTTCTGATTCTAGATGCCCTACTAGAATCCATTATTCCCCCAATGGAAGCGGATCAATAAGTTCGACAATATATTCGTTGTCGCCAAAAGAGGGAGATTCTTTTATGGAAAATCAGCATCCTTACTCAGTTATGCAATCTTCACAGTTAGATGGCTTGGCCATGAAGAACCACGATGTCTCCTGGAATGAGATCGAGAACTTCCTCGATACTCCCCTGGAAGTCCCTGATCAGGACGGCCAAATCGAGACATCAATGGTAGCAGAAGACCACGCTAAGAAGACTAATTGGCAGGAATGGGCCGAGCAGTTGATCACAGTTAACGATGATACACTCAATTCGAACTGGAGTGATCTTCTTATTGACGGCAATCTTCCCGACTCGGAGCCAAAGGTTTGTTTCTCTATACTGTTGCCTAGCATAGTTAAAATGGTGTTTGATGCTTTCCGGTGTTAACTTGAAAATAGTCtcgtttttctttatttttgctGTTCTATATCCGCTTGTTTTTCGTGTATTTCACCATTTTATTAGTTTTTCTCTTGGTGCTTGAGATTTTCATTGCGGAAAGTAACAACACTTGAAATTTTATAACTACAATTTTTTGTGGTACACATTATTGCAAGATTTTCGTGTTCACAGCAGAACTTATATTGCTATTTGTTTTTTAGGCACATTCCGGTGCATCTGCCCtaattaaatcctaattgtAATTAATAACCCTAATTAAAATATCAAAACAATAATTTGATTCAATAATGACTTTCAGCTGCTGGATCTGCCACATAATGCATCTTCACACCAGCCACAGATCCAGCGGCTGCAACCTTATCACGTGCCAAGTGTGAATGATTGTCCAGCATTAGGCTCTTCAACTGCACCCTCGAGTAAAGCACGAATGCGCTGGACGCCAGAACTTCACGAAGCTTTTGTGGATGCTGTGAATAAGCTTGGTGGTAGCGACAGTGAGCATCTGGCTTTCTACTAATTTGAATTAATGATATGATAATGATTTCATGTTAATTCCAACTTTTCTTCTTGAATTTCAGGAGCTACACCGAAGGGTGTTTTGAAGATCATGAATGTCGAAGGCCTGACGATATATAATGTGAAAAGCCACTTACAGGTACGAGAAGTCTTTCCTTCTTTGTCGAGATCCTGTTTTTACTGCTGCAAGGAATTCTTCTATTTACTATGCTGTGGAATTTCAGAAATACA comes from Salvia miltiorrhiza cultivar Shanhuang (shh) chromosome 3, IMPLAD_Smil_shh, whole genome shotgun sequence and encodes:
- the LOC131017549 gene encoding histone-lysine N-methyltransferase SUVR4-like, with protein sequence MATVEKVRRAYNAMKSLGISEENVKPVLKRLLKLYNKNWQLIEEDNYRTLADAIFEYEDDKNAEGEMEPALKKQQRGNGEDKVLSKDKGKRVVCEEELDDPDSRDNGNAVVPWEGQPIDHSSQAHSSHICTGSVNPSRDEATVVAKSEPKMVFNTIEDITKGSEKVKISLVDETGNEDLPHFLYFRDNVTYEAAYVHVSLARIADEDCCSDCRGDCLSPSIPCECAGSTGGEYAYTKEGLLTQDFLKTCLSAESLDMKHAVYCKDCPLERAKNADLPGKCKGHISKKFIKECWRKCGCDMRCGNRVVQRGITRKLQVFVTSENKGWGVRAFEELPQGAFVCEYVGEILTNMELYDRNTQSGADKERHAYPVLLDADWSTEENLKDEEALCLDATKCGNVARFINHRCADANLIDIPVQVETPDRHYYHVAFFTRRKVEALEELTWDYGIDFSDTGHPIKAFRCRCGSKFCRDIKRRR
- the LOC131017560 gene encoding protein PHOSPHATE STARVATION RESPONSE 1-like isoform X1 — protein: MTPSSFKKTYGGTQSANMEVSGTMVKSLHILPSPLEEKFTLLPDSPQVFSSDSRCPTRIHYSPNGSGSISSTIYSLSPKEGDSFMENQHPYSVMQSSQLDGLAMKNHDVSWNEIENFLDTPLEVPDQDGQIETSMVAEDHAKKTNWQEWAEQLITVNDDTLNSNWSDLLIDGNLPDSEPKLLDLPHNASSHQPQIQRLQPYHVPSVNDCPALGSSTAPSSKARMRWTPELHEAFVDAVNKLGGSDRATPKGVLKIMNVEGLTIYNVKSHLQKYRTARYKPESPEGTPEKKLKTASDMTSLDLKATVGITEALRLQMEVQKQLHDQLEIQRKLQIRIEEQGKRLQEMFEQQRKLEEVQGKTSSSNAGRPQTPAKQTQPCSEDDKPESSQNNTASVKEVAADVCSSADEDQSKKEMSSDNSRAPCSPPSGLTKVSETGALGSPHEL
- the LOC131017560 gene encoding protein PHOSPHATE STARVATION RESPONSE 1-like isoform X2 → MENQHPYSVMQSSQLDGLAMKNHDVSWNEIENFLDTPLEVPDQDGQIETSMVAEDHAKKTNWQEWAEQLITVNDDTLNSNWSDLLIDGNLPDSEPKLLDLPHNASSHQPQIQRLQPYHVPSVNDCPALGSSTAPSSKARMRWTPELHEAFVDAVNKLGGSDRATPKGVLKIMNVEGLTIYNVKSHLQKYRTARYKPESPEGTPEKKLKTASDMTSLDLKATVGITEALRLQMEVQKQLHDQLEIQRKLQIRIEEQGKRLQEMFEQQRKLEEVQGKTSSSNAGRPQTPAKQTQPCSEDDKPESSQNNTASVKEVAADVCSSADEDQSKKEMSSDNSRAPCSPPSGLTKVSETGALGSPHEL